Proteins co-encoded in one Salarias fasciatus chromosome 4, fSalaFa1.1, whole genome shotgun sequence genomic window:
- the dus1l gene encoding LOW QUALITY PROTEIN: tRNA-dihydrouridine(16/17) synthase [NAD(P)(+)]-like (The sequence of the model RefSeq protein was modified relative to this genomic sequence to represent the inferred CDS: inserted 1 base in 1 codon; deleted 3 bases in 3 codons): MAKLQGFEFWKQTLKEARYVVAPMVDQSELAWRLLSRRHGAQLCYTPMLHAQVFVRDANYRRENLYNEVCQEDRPLITQAGGSDPDCVLKAALLAQDYCDAIDLNLGCPQMIAKRGHYGVFXQDEWELLENMIRLAHQKLSVPITCKIRRLQDLEKTVRYAQMLERAGCQGTLLTVHGRTKDQKGALTGLASWEHIRAVRKAVNIPVFANGNIQHLSDVERCIQETGVQGVMSAEGNLHNPALFEGRSPPVWEVAEEYLDVGEAAPPLHAVYVRAHLFKLWHHTLQIHQDLRDDLAKVKTLDALADVSKQRGLRCQEEITSRKERGEQEEGEGGLPLPHWICQPYVRPPPSPTGGPGGPGGAEDRKASCQKRLLEDSDRTGDTLSKNKQKKMSRNPNKNFCPEHKPKYIKCEQCGNPKGNRVCVSLCRGCCKKKAFKEVADCPSHGLKFRTKAEKKRRAEEEEQTTEPRLPL, translated from the exons ATGGCCAAGCTTCAAGGCTTCGAGTTCTGGAAGCAGACCCTGAAGGAGGCGCGCTACGTGGTGGCTCCCATGGTGGACCAGAGCGAGCTGGCCTGGCGCCTGCTGAGCCGCCGCCACGGCGCCCAGCTCTGCTACACCCCCATGCTGCACGCCCAGGTCTTCGTCCGCGACGCCAACTACCGCAGGGAGAACCTGTACAACGAGGTGTGCCAGGAGGACCGGCCGCTCATCACTCAGGCAGGTGGA tctgacccagact GTGTCCTGAAGGCGGCGCTTCTGGCCCAGGACTACTGCGACGCCATCGACCTCAACCTGGGATGTCCTCAGATGATTGCAAAGAGAG GACACTACGGAGTCT TGCAGGACGAgtgggagctgctggagaacatGA tcaggtTAGCCCACCAGAAGCTCTCCGTGCCCATCACATGCAAGATCCGCCGTCTTCAGGACCTGGAGAAGACGGTGCGCTACGCCCAGATGCTGGAGAGAGCCGGGTGCCAaggtact ctgctgacggTTCACGGCAGGACTAAGGACCAGAAGGGGGCGCTGACGGGCCTGGCGAGCTGGGAGCACATCCGGGCGGTCCG gaAGGCCGTCAACATCCCCGTGTTCGCCAACGGGAACATCCAGCATCTGAGCGACGTGGAGCGCTGTATCCAGGAGACG GGGGTCCAAGGCGTCATGAGCGCAG AGGGGAACCTGCACAACCCGGCGCTGTTCGAGGGCCGCAGCCCGCCGGTT TGGGAGGTGGCGGAGGAGTACCTGGACGTTGGTGAAGCAGCACCCCCCCTGCACGCTGTCTACGTACGAGCCCACCTCTTCAAGCTCTGGCACCACAC GCTGCAGATCCATCAGGACCTCCGGGACGACCTGGCCAAGGTGAAGACCCTGGACGCTCTGGCGGACGTCAGCAAGCAGCGCGGGCTGCGCTGTCAG GAGGAAATAACCAGCAGGAAGGAGCgtggggagcaggaggagggcgagggggGGCTGCCCCTCCCCCACTGGATCTGCCAGCCCTACGTCAGACCGCC CCCGTCCCCAacggggggcccgggggggccggggggggccgAGGACAGGAAGGCCTCCTGTCagaagaggctgctggaggactcGGACCGGACGGGA GACACGCTGTCCaagaacaaacagaagaagatgTCCCGAAACCCCAACAAGAACTTCTGTCCTGAGCACAAGC CCAAGTACATCAAATGTGAGCAGTGCGGGAACCCAAAG GGAAACAGGGTGTGTGTCAGCCTGTGTCGAGGCTGCTGCAAGAAGAAGGCCTTCAAGGAGGTGGCCGACTGTCCca GCCACGGGTTGAAGTTCAGAACCAAAGCGGAGAAGAAGCGTcgagccgaggaggaggagcaaacCACAGAGCCCCGGCTGCCGCTCTGA
- the slc16a3a gene encoding monocarboxylate transporter 4-like has translation MGGVALDVGGEGVKAPDGGWGWAVLAGCFVITGFSYAFPKAVSVFFKELIREFGVGYSDTAWISSILLAMLYGSGPLCSVLVNRFGCRPVMMVGGLFASLGMILASFATSVLHIYLTTGVITGLGLALNFQPSLIMLNRYFSEKRPLANGLSAAGSPVALCCLSPLGQLLQYQYGWRGGFLILGGLLLNCCVCAALMKPLAAPRSPNPKPQEDQKRPKAKLLDFSVFRDCGFLIYTVAASIMVLGLFVPPVFVVSYAKELGNEDTKSALLLTILGFIDIFARPLCGVIAGLQWVRPRCVYLFSFAMIFNGTTDLIGSQANDYSSLVVFCIFFGISYGMVGALQFEVLMAIVGTEKFSSAIGLVLLMEAIAVLVGPPGAGRLLDATKNYMFVFLLAGVEVVLSAVVLATCNFLCIKKDPADKLESIAVTDDTKVEAGSRSEELNTDREQGEEPGEVQDLDQDQDQDQDQDTAKPQSLTVDSQDVERFLKEPQQSDDMANSPETSL, from the exons ATGGGAGGAGTGGCCCTGGATGTTGGTGGAGAGGGGGTGAAAGCCCCAGACGGAGGGTGGGGCTGGGCGGTGCTGGCCGGCTGCTTCGTCATCACCGGCTTCTCCTACGCCTTCCCCAAGGCGGTGAGCGTCTTCTTCAAGGAGCTGATCAGGGAGTTCGGAGTGGGCTACAGCGACACGGCCTGGatctcctccatcctgctggcCATGCTGTACGGCTCCG GTCCTCTGTGCAGCGTGCTGGTGAATCGCTTCGGCTGCCGTCCGGTCATGATGGTGGGTGGCCTGTTTGCCTCCCTGGGAATGATCCTGGCCTCCTTCGCCACCAGCGTCCTCCATATCTACCTCACCACCGGGGTCATTACAG gtctgggcCTGGCGCTGAACTTCCAGCCGTCTCTAATAATGCTGAACCGGTACTTCAGTGAGAAGCGTCCCCTGGCTAACGGCCTGTCGGCGGCCGGCAGCCCCGTGGCCCTGTGCTGCCTGTCCCCTCTGGGCCAGCTCCTGCAGTACCAGtacgggtggagggggggcttcCTCATCTTGGGGGGTCTTCTGCtcaactgctgtgtgtgtgcagccctcATGAAGCCTCTGGCGGCACCCAGGTCCCCCAACCCCAAACCCCAGGAGGACCAGAAGAGGCCCAAAGCCAAACTGTTGGACTTCTCGGTGTTCAGAGACTGTGGCTTCCTCATCTACACGGTGGCGGCGTCCATCATGGTCCTGGGTCTTTTCGTGCCGCCAGTGTTCGTGGTGAGTTACGCCAAAGAGCTGGGAAACGAGGACACCAAGTCCGCTCTGCTGCTCACCATCCTGGGCTTCATCGACATCTTCGCCCGCCCTCTGTGCGGCGTGATCGCCGGGCTGCAGTGGGTCCGCCCCCGCTGCGTCTACCTCTTCAGCTTCGCCATGATCTTCAACGGGACCACTGACCTGATCGGCTCACAG GCGAACGACTACTCCAGCCTGGTGGTCTTCTGCATCTTCTTCGGCATCTCATACGGCATGGTGGGCGCTCTGCAGTTCGAGGTCCTGATGGCCATAGTCGGTACCGAGAAGTTCTCCAGTGCCATCGGACTGGTCCTGCTCATGGAAGCCATCGCTGTGCTGGTGGGACCGCCTGGTGCAG GCCGCCTGCTGGACGCCACCAAGAACTACATGTTTGTGTTCCTGCTGGCGGGAGTGGAGGTGGTTCTGTCTGCTGTGGTTCTCGCCACCTGCAACTTCCTGTGCATCAAGAAGGATCCTGCAGACAAGCTGGAGAGCATCGCCGTGACGGACGACACCAAGGTGGAGGCTGGCAGCAGGTCCGAGGAGCTGAATACTGACCgcgagcagggggaggagccaggggaagtccaggacctggaccaggaccaggaccaggaccaggaccaagacacGGCGAAGCCTCAGAGTTTGACCGTGGACTCACAGGATGTGGAAAGATTCCTGAAAGAACCACAGCAGAGCGACGACATGGCCAACAGTCCAGAAACCAGCCTGTGA